The proteins below come from a single Beutenbergia cavernae DSM 12333 genomic window:
- a CDS encoding maleylpyruvate isomerase N-terminal domain-containing protein gives MATTLAIEQHLAALARAGSALVEHVERAGDGATVPTCPAWTARHLLAHQATIHRWATSHVRGDDPAEPSEESLAAGQTDLPGYYRSGLDALLEALEAAPVDLQAVTFLNDAPPPRAFWARRQAHETTIHAVDAVAAVLGRTPSSAEAAEAAGIDAELALDGIDELLAGFLTRNRYPRLAAQDRLSLAVSPTDAAEVWLVDADEHLAAVRVSSATVPSRADAEISGTAVQLYLGLWNRGTEISAGDRPDVIDLWRGTQRVR, from the coding sequence ATGGCCACGACGTTGGCGATCGAGCAGCACCTCGCAGCACTGGCGCGAGCCGGGTCCGCGCTCGTCGAGCACGTCGAACGTGCTGGTGACGGAGCCACGGTCCCGACGTGTCCGGCCTGGACGGCGCGACACCTGCTCGCGCACCAGGCCACCATCCATCGGTGGGCGACGTCACACGTGCGCGGCGACGACCCTGCAGAGCCGTCCGAGGAGTCGCTCGCCGCCGGGCAGACCGACCTGCCGGGCTACTACCGCTCCGGCCTCGACGCGCTGCTCGAGGCGCTCGAGGCCGCCCCGGTCGACCTGCAGGCCGTGACGTTCCTCAACGACGCTCCGCCCCCTCGGGCGTTCTGGGCCCGACGGCAGGCGCACGAGACGACCATCCACGCCGTCGACGCCGTCGCGGCGGTGCTCGGGCGCACTCCGAGCTCCGCGGAGGCGGCAGAGGCGGCCGGGATCGACGCCGAGCTCGCGCTGGACGGGATCGACGAGCTCCTCGCCGGGTTCCTCACCCGGAACCGCTATCCGCGGCTCGCCGCGCAGGATCGCCTGAGCCTCGCCGTGTCACCGACGGACGCCGCCGAGGTGTGGCTGGTCGACGCCGATGAGCACCTCGCCGCGGTCCGTGTGTCGTCCGCGACGGTTCCATCGCGCGCCGACGCCGAGATCTCCGGCACCGCGGTCCAGCTGTACCTCGGCCTGTGGAACCGCGGCACGGAGATCTCGGCCGGTGACCGTCCGGACGTCATCGACCTGTGGCGCGGCACGCAGAGGGTGCGATGA
- a CDS encoding magnesium and cobalt transport protein CorA → MRHAFALTPGGVDAVDGDDSAVPGNGGAGRWTTLVLPSDPELAPRELTAALEDAGLPDAADLAARTLDPRQHATSGTSDVIVLHVPMLTYDSSHDEIRAEKVVVICSRDAVVTASRSAAILDDVVDQVCDAPAPNGAGPYWVLRHVLAIAADTASGAEEDVDARTAALERLVFSQEHADPVAALYRVKRAIATARRSLDPLVTRIELVVDDEDLVDRLPEGAEQGLRRLGAALDRVNRALESDDRLLGDMLTAHLTLVQVQQNEDMRKISAYAALITVPTLIAGIYGMNFDHMPELTWTFGYPLAVALMVAVVLGLRRWFRRSGWL, encoded by the coding sequence ATGAGACACGCGTTCGCGCTGACGCCCGGGGGCGTCGACGCCGTCGACGGCGACGACTCCGCCGTGCCCGGCAACGGCGGCGCCGGCCGCTGGACCACCCTCGTCCTCCCGTCGGACCCGGAGCTGGCCCCGCGTGAGCTCACCGCCGCGCTCGAGGACGCCGGCCTCCCGGACGCCGCCGATCTCGCCGCACGGACGCTGGATCCGCGTCAGCACGCGACGTCCGGGACGAGCGACGTCATCGTCCTGCACGTCCCGATGCTGACGTACGACTCGAGTCACGACGAGATCCGCGCCGAGAAGGTCGTGGTGATCTGCTCGCGGGACGCCGTCGTGACGGCGAGCCGGTCCGCGGCGATCCTCGACGACGTCGTCGACCAGGTGTGTGACGCGCCGGCTCCGAACGGTGCGGGACCGTACTGGGTGCTGCGGCACGTCCTCGCGATCGCCGCTGACACCGCCTCGGGCGCCGAGGAGGACGTGGACGCCCGGACGGCGGCGCTCGAGCGGCTCGTGTTCTCCCAGGAGCACGCCGACCCGGTGGCGGCGCTCTACCGCGTCAAACGGGCGATCGCCACCGCGCGTCGATCGCTGGACCCCCTCGTCACCCGGATCGAGCTCGTGGTGGACGACGAGGACCTGGTCGATCGACTCCCCGAGGGTGCCGAACAGGGGCTGCGCCGCCTCGGCGCCGCCCTCGACCGCGTCAACCGCGCCCTCGAGAGCGACGACCGCCTGCTCGGCGACATGCTCACCGCGCACCTCACGCTGGTCCAGGTGCAGCAGAACGAGGACATGCGGAAGATCTCCGCGTACGCCGCGCTCATCACCGTGCCGACGCTCATCGCCGGCATCTACGGCATGAACTTCGACCACATGCCGGAGCTGACGTGGACCTTCGGCTACCCGCTCGCCGTCGCCCTCATGGTCGCCGTCGTGCTCGGACTGCGCCGCTGGTTCCGGCGGTCCGGCTGGCTCTAG
- a CDS encoding M3 family metallopeptidase produces the protein MGTVTATTPGPDAVDLPADNPFAAPSALPYGLPDLAAVRIEHFRPAIAAGLAQQRAEWEAVATDASGDAPTPANTIEPLERSGRLLGRVLRVFFTYASAVGGDEIDAIAADVAPELSAHHDAFVLDARLFARYETIEAGATAGGADGVELDDETAWLLQRLRTDAVRAGVRLPEAEQERLRELNARLTSLQTDFGQRVVAGMQAAAVEVTDADELAGLGADEIAALAQTAADRGRDGYLVTMILPTSQPILTSATNRDLRARVHAASTARGTGGDADSDTRATLLEIVRLRAERAALLGYPHHAAYVAEDGTAKTTEAVMAMLGRLAPPAVRNAGAEADELRTALAATDPGAELAPSDWPLLADRVRAEQFAFDQATLRPYLELDRVLRDGVFFAANRLYGLTFTERPDLAGYADGVRVWEVREEDGTGLGLFVGDYYAREHKRGGAWMNSFVEQSHLLGEQPVVLNNLNVTRPPAGEPALLTWDEVITAFHEFGHALHGLFSDVRYPTLSGTSVPRDFVEYPSQVNEMWAWHPEVLARYARHHETGEPLDADLVERLRASQQYGEGFATTEYLGAALLDQAWHQLAVGDVPAEPDDVVTFEDAALERLGVAVPLVPPRYRSTYFNHTFGGGYDAGYYSYIWSEVLDADTVEWFREGEHGGLTRERGQRFREALLSRGHAGDPLGFYRELRGRDADITPLLVRRGLTG, from the coding sequence ATGGGGACTGTGACTGCCACCACCCCGGGCCCTGACGCCGTCGACCTCCCCGCCGACAACCCGTTCGCCGCACCCTCCGCGCTGCCGTACGGGCTGCCGGACCTCGCCGCTGTCCGCATCGAGCACTTCCGGCCCGCGATCGCCGCCGGTCTCGCACAGCAGCGGGCGGAGTGGGAGGCGGTGGCGACCGACGCGAGCGGCGACGCGCCGACGCCGGCGAACACGATCGAGCCGCTCGAGCGTTCGGGCCGGCTCCTGGGTCGCGTGCTCCGCGTCTTCTTCACGTACGCCAGCGCTGTCGGCGGCGACGAGATCGACGCCATCGCCGCCGACGTGGCACCGGAGCTGAGCGCGCACCACGACGCGTTCGTGCTCGACGCCCGGCTGTTCGCCCGGTACGAGACGATCGAGGCCGGCGCGACGGCGGGCGGAGCGGACGGCGTCGAGCTGGACGACGAGACCGCCTGGCTGCTGCAGCGGCTGCGCACCGACGCCGTCCGGGCCGGCGTCCGGCTCCCGGAGGCGGAGCAGGAGCGTCTGCGCGAGCTCAACGCCCGTCTCACGTCACTGCAGACGGACTTCGGCCAGCGCGTCGTCGCCGGGATGCAGGCGGCCGCCGTGGAGGTGACCGACGCCGACGAGCTCGCCGGCCTCGGGGCCGACGAGATCGCGGCGCTCGCGCAGACCGCCGCGGACCGCGGCCGGGACGGCTACCTCGTGACGATGATCCTGCCCACGTCGCAGCCCATCCTCACGAGCGCGACGAACCGCGACCTGCGGGCGCGCGTGCACGCGGCGTCGACGGCACGAGGCACCGGCGGTGACGCCGACTCCGACACGCGCGCGACGCTCCTCGAGATCGTGCGCCTCCGCGCGGAGCGCGCAGCCCTCCTCGGATACCCGCACCACGCGGCCTACGTGGCCGAGGACGGCACGGCGAAGACGACCGAGGCGGTCATGGCGATGCTCGGGCGGCTCGCCCCGCCCGCCGTCCGCAACGCCGGCGCGGAGGCGGACGAGCTGCGCACCGCCCTGGCGGCCACGGACCCCGGTGCCGAGCTCGCGCCGTCGGACTGGCCGCTCCTGGCCGACCGGGTCCGGGCGGAGCAGTTCGCGTTCGACCAGGCCACGCTCCGCCCGTACCTCGAGCTCGACCGCGTGCTGCGCGACGGCGTGTTCTTCGCGGCGAACCGGTTGTACGGGCTGACGTTCACGGAGCGCCCCGACCTGGCGGGGTACGCCGACGGCGTCCGCGTGTGGGAGGTGCGTGAGGAGGACGGCACCGGGCTCGGACTGTTCGTCGGCGACTACTACGCCCGGGAGCACAAGCGTGGCGGCGCATGGATGAACAGCTTCGTCGAGCAGTCGCACCTGCTCGGCGAGCAGCCCGTGGTGCTCAACAACCTCAACGTCACGCGCCCGCCAGCGGGCGAGCCGGCGCTGCTGACGTGGGACGAGGTCATCACCGCGTTCCACGAGTTCGGGCACGCCCTGCACGGGCTGTTCTCCGACGTGCGGTACCCCACGTTGTCCGGCACGTCGGTGCCGCGCGACTTCGTCGAGTACCCGTCCCAGGTCAACGAGATGTGGGCGTGGCACCCCGAGGTCCTCGCGCGGTACGCCCGCCACCACGAGACCGGGGAGCCTCTCGACGCGGACCTCGTGGAGCGCCTGCGGGCGTCGCAGCAGTACGGCGAGGGGTTCGCGACCACCGAGTACCTCGGTGCCGCCCTCCTCGACCAGGCGTGGCACCAGCTCGCCGTCGGCGACGTCCCCGCGGAACCGGACGACGTCGTCACCTTCGAGGACGCCGCTCTGGAGCGCCTCGGCGTCGCGGTGCCGCTCGTGCCGCCGCGGTACCGCTCGACGTACTTCAACCACACGTTCGGCGGCGGGTACGACGCCGGGTACTACTCGTACATCTGGTCGGAGGTGCTCGACGCCGACACCGTGGAGTGGTTCCGTGAGGGCGAGCACGGTGGCCTCACACGCGAACGGGGTCAGCGGTTCCGGGAGGCGCTGCTGTCCCGCGGGCACGCGGGGGACCCGCTCGGCTTCTACCGCGAGCTGCGCGGCCGGGACGCCGACATCACGCCGCTGCTCGTCCGCCGCGGGCTCACGGGCTGA
- a CDS encoding YciI family protein: MRYMLFICTDPDGEPYSPEKDDIAEWVAENTRRGISLHGDRLRDVEDATTVRVRRGETLVTDGPFAETRERIAGYDVIEVRSLDEAIEVASRHPMARFGRVEVRPVWPLDLDAPS; this comes from the coding sequence ATGCGGTACATGCTGTTCATCTGCACCGACCCCGACGGCGAGCCGTACTCCCCGGAGAAGGACGACATCGCCGAGTGGGTCGCCGAGAACACCCGTCGCGGGATCTCGCTGCACGGCGACCGCCTGCGCGACGTCGAGGACGCCACGACCGTGCGGGTGCGCCGCGGGGAGACGCTCGTGACCGACGGGCCGTTCGCCGAGACGCGGGAGCGCATCGCCGGCTACGACGTGATCGAGGTGCGTTCGCTCGACGAGGCGATCGAGGTCGCGTCACGACACCCGATGGCCCGCTTCGGGCGGGTCGAGGTCCGACCGGTGTGGCCGCTCGACCTGGACGCGCCGAGCTGA
- a CDS encoding aldo/keto reductase: protein MQLRRLGSSGLRTSALGLGTMTWGRDTDALEAADSLRAFVEAGGTLLDTAASYGDGAAEEVIGGLLRDVVARDEVVLCTKAGARRGPDGVRVDAGRGALLDTLDASLRRLGTDHVDLWLVQAPDSGTTMAETVSALDVAVRTGRTRYAGLANHPGWSTAHAATLAAAAGVPLAAAQVEYSLLERGIERELVPAAHELGLGVMAWSPLGRGVLTGKYRRSVPADSRAASPHLRGFVEPYLTDDARSVVEALVTAADGLGRAPLEVALAWVRDAPGVGCAVVGARTTAQLRGSLAADDLELPEQIRAVLDEITAPELGYPERR from the coding sequence ATGCAGCTGCGTCGCCTCGGGTCCTCGGGCCTGCGCACCTCCGCCCTCGGTCTCGGCACGATGACGTGGGGTCGCGACACCGACGCGCTGGAGGCCGCCGACTCGCTCCGCGCGTTCGTCGAGGCCGGTGGAACGCTGCTGGACACGGCCGCCTCGTACGGCGACGGCGCCGCCGAGGAGGTCATCGGCGGACTGCTCCGCGACGTCGTCGCGCGCGACGAGGTCGTGCTGTGCACGAAGGCGGGAGCCCGCCGCGGGCCCGACGGCGTCCGCGTCGACGCCGGGCGCGGCGCGCTCCTCGACACGCTCGACGCGTCCCTGCGCCGGCTCGGCACCGACCACGTCGACCTGTGGCTCGTGCAGGCCCCCGACTCCGGCACGACGATGGCGGAGACCGTCTCAGCGCTCGACGTCGCCGTCCGGACGGGCCGCACGCGGTACGCGGGACTCGCGAACCATCCGGGCTGGAGCACCGCGCACGCCGCCACCCTGGCGGCCGCCGCGGGCGTCCCCCTGGCGGCGGCGCAGGTGGAGTACTCCCTGCTCGAGCGCGGGATCGAGCGGGAGCTCGTGCCCGCCGCGCACGAGCTCGGGCTGGGCGTCATGGCGTGGTCGCCGCTCGGGCGCGGCGTGCTCACCGGAAAGTACCGACGGTCCGTGCCCGCCGACTCCCGGGCCGCGTCGCCCCACCTGCGGGGCTTCGTCGAGCCGTATCTGACCGACGACGCACGGTCCGTGGTCGAGGCTCTCGTCACGGCCGCGGACGGCCTCGGGCGTGCCCCGCTGGAGGTGGCCCTGGCGTGGGTGCGCGACGCTCCCGGGGTGGGCTGCGCCGTCGTCGGCGCCCGGACGACAGCTCAGCTGCGCGGCTCCCTCGCCGCCGACGACCTCGAGCTGCCCGAGCAGATCCGTGCCGTCCTCGACGAGATCACGGCGCCCGAGCTCGGCTACCCCGAGCGGCGCTGA
- a CDS encoding PAC2 family protein, whose translation MDIENEEHPALLLAAFEGWNDAGSAASEAVSGIATAWEARTTHELDPEDYYDFQVNRPVISVEGPGARGLTWPRTSVSVATSPSAGRTVVFVQGVEPSMRWRSYSEEILDVAQRLGVGTVICVGALLADVPHTRPIPVQTTSEDARVQALLGVEGSDYEGPVGIVGVLAHEAQRRGLHAMSLWAAVPHYVSQPPSPKATLALLTSLEELVGEPVPLGDLAEDSRAWQRGVDQLAEEDPEIAEYVRQLEEAKDTAELPEASGEAIAREFERYLRRRDTGGSAGR comes from the coding sequence GTGGACATCGAGAACGAGGAGCACCCCGCGCTCCTTCTCGCAGCCTTCGAGGGCTGGAACGACGCCGGCAGCGCGGCGAGCGAGGCCGTGAGCGGCATCGCCACCGCGTGGGAGGCGCGCACCACCCACGAGCTCGATCCCGAGGACTACTACGACTTCCAGGTGAATCGCCCGGTCATCTCCGTGGAGGGGCCGGGCGCGCGCGGGCTGACGTGGCCGCGCACGAGCGTCTCCGTGGCGACGAGCCCGTCCGCGGGTCGCACCGTCGTCTTCGTGCAGGGCGTGGAACCGTCGATGCGCTGGCGGTCGTACTCCGAGGAGATCCTCGACGTCGCTCAGCGGCTCGGCGTCGGCACGGTCATCTGCGTCGGTGCGCTGCTCGCGGACGTGCCGCACACGCGCCCGATCCCGGTCCAGACGACGTCCGAGGACGCCCGGGTCCAGGCCCTGCTCGGCGTCGAGGGCAGCGACTACGAGGGCCCGGTCGGGATCGTCGGCGTGCTCGCGCACGAGGCGCAGCGCCGCGGCCTGCACGCGATGTCGCTGTGGGCGGCCGTGCCCCACTACGTCTCGCAGCCGCCGTCGCCGAAGGCGACCCTCGCGCTCCTCACGAGCCTCGAGGAGCTGGTCGGGGAGCCGGTCCCGCTGGGGGATCTCGCCGAGGACTCGCGGGCGTGGCAGCGCGGCGTCGACCAGCTCGCGGAGGAGGACCCCGAGATCGCCGAGTACGTGCGCCAGCTCGAGGAGGCGAAGGACACGGCCGAGCTGCCCGAGGCCAGCGGTGAGGCGATCGCCCGCGAGTTCGAGCGCTACCTGCGCCGCCGGGACACGGGCGGCTCCGCCGGCCGCTGA
- a CDS encoding undecaprenyl-diphosphate phosphatase yields MTWWEAIVLGLVQALTEFLPISSSAHVRIVGSLLLDGADVGAMFTAVIQIGTELAVLVYFRHDIARIIAAWWRSLRALRRPDGGWRNPFSLPDPDARMGWLIILGSVPIVLLGVLFTEAIEGALRDLRWTAATLVIFAVLLGLADRYGRKERELDRLTARHGVAFGLAQAMALIPGVSRSGGTITAGLAMGYTREAAARYSFLLAIPAVLGSGVYEAVRAAAGHEQGGVAVGVGSIVLATAVAFVVGFAVIVWFLRYVTTRGYGVFVVYRFALAALVLVLLATGVLEPIS; encoded by the coding sequence GTGACCTGGTGGGAAGCGATAGTCCTCGGCCTCGTGCAGGCGCTCACCGAGTTCCTCCCGATCTCCTCGAGCGCGCACGTGCGCATCGTCGGCTCGCTCCTGCTGGACGGGGCGGACGTCGGCGCGATGTTCACCGCCGTCATCCAGATCGGGACCGAGCTCGCGGTGCTCGTCTACTTCCGGCACGACATCGCGCGCATCATCGCGGCGTGGTGGCGTTCGCTGCGGGCGCTGCGCCGTCCGGACGGCGGTTGGCGCAACCCGTTCTCGCTCCCCGATCCGGACGCGCGGATGGGGTGGCTCATCATCCTGGGCTCCGTGCCGATCGTCCTGCTCGGCGTGCTGTTCACCGAGGCGATCGAGGGAGCGCTCCGGGACCTGCGGTGGACGGCGGCGACGCTCGTGATCTTCGCCGTGCTGCTCGGCCTCGCCGACCGGTACGGGCGCAAGGAGCGCGAGCTCGACCGGTTGACGGCCCGCCACGGCGTGGCGTTCGGCCTCGCCCAGGCGATGGCGCTGATCCCCGGCGTCTCGCGGTCCGGGGGCACGATCACCGCCGGGCTCGCGATGGGCTACACGCGTGAGGCCGCGGCCCGGTACTCGTTCCTGCTGGCGATCCCGGCGGTGCTGGGTTCCGGTGTGTACGAGGCGGTCCGCGCCGCCGCCGGGCACGAGCAGGGCGGGGTGGCCGTGGGCGTGGGATCGATCGTGCTCGCGACGGCCGTCGCGTTCGTCGTCGGCTTCGCGGTGATCGTCTGGTTCCTGCGCTACGTGACGACCCGGGGCTACGGCGTGTTCGTGGTCTACCGGTTCGCGCTCGCGGCGCTGGTCCTCGTGCTGCTCGCGACAGGGGTCCTCGAGCCGATCTCCTGA
- a CDS encoding M20/M25/M40 family metallo-hydrolase translates to MTTPSTAPRPEDEVVRICRELIRFDTSNYGDDSGPGERAAAEYVMEQLTEVGYDPEIVESAPRRSSVLLRIPGTDPTRPALVVHGHTDVVPAEASDWKVDPFGGDEMDGLVWGRGAVDMKDMDAMILAVLRDMARTGWRPPRDLVIAFFADEEAGGALGARWVVDNRPEVFEGATEAISEVGGFSVEVDGRRAYLLQTAEKGIAWLRLVADGTAGHGSQVNTDNAVTRLAGAVARIGAHAWPRHLTPTVRGLLDGVADLTGTSWSEDDPASVTALVDALGPVRKFVGATLGANANPTQLDAGYKANVVPGSASAAIDVRFLPGQEQATLDAVRELAGPHVRLQDIHRDVALEVPFAGGLVDAMVASLDAEDPGAVVLPYMLSGGTDNKSLSRLGITGYGFAPLRLPADLDFAGMFHGVDERVPVDALQFGVRVLSRLLRTC, encoded by the coding sequence ATGACCACGCCCAGCACGGCCCCCAGGCCCGAGGACGAGGTCGTCCGGATCTGCCGCGAGCTGATCCGGTTCGACACGTCGAACTACGGAGACGACTCCGGCCCGGGGGAGCGCGCCGCCGCCGAGTACGTGATGGAGCAGCTCACCGAGGTCGGCTACGACCCGGAGATCGTGGAGTCGGCGCCGCGCCGCTCGAGCGTGCTGCTGCGGATCCCGGGGACGGATCCCACCCGTCCGGCCCTCGTGGTGCACGGCCACACCGACGTCGTCCCGGCCGAGGCGTCCGACTGGAAGGTCGACCCGTTCGGCGGCGACGAGATGGACGGTCTCGTGTGGGGCCGCGGCGCCGTCGACATGAAGGACATGGACGCGATGATCCTCGCCGTCCTGCGGGACATGGCGCGCACCGGCTGGCGCCCGCCGCGGGACCTCGTCATCGCGTTCTTCGCCGACGAGGAGGCGGGCGGGGCGCTCGGGGCCCGCTGGGTGGTCGACAACCGGCCGGAGGTGTTCGAGGGGGCCACGGAGGCGATCAGCGAGGTCGGGGGCTTCTCCGTGGAGGTCGACGGCCGCCGGGCCTACCTGCTGCAGACGGCGGAGAAGGGCATCGCGTGGCTGCGGCTGGTGGCCGACGGCACCGCCGGCCACGGCTCTCAGGTGAACACGGACAACGCCGTCACCCGGCTCGCTGGCGCCGTCGCGCGCATCGGCGCGCACGCCTGGCCACGGCACCTCACGCCGACGGTGCGGGGCCTGCTCGACGGCGTGGCGGACCTGACGGGGACGTCGTGGAGCGAGGACGACCCGGCGAGCGTGACGGCGCTCGTGGACGCGCTCGGCCCGGTCCGCAAGTTCGTCGGGGCGACGCTCGGTGCGAACGCGAACCCCACGCAGCTCGACGCCGGGTACAAGGCGAACGTCGTGCCGGGCAGCGCCAGCGCGGCGATCGACGTGCGGTTCCTCCCCGGCCAGGAACAGGCGACGCTCGACGCGGTCCGGGAGCTCGCGGGGCCGCACGTCCGGCTTCAGGACATCCACCGCGACGTCGCCCTCGAGGTGCCCTTCGCGGGAGGCCTCGTCGACGCGATGGTGGCCTCGCTCGACGCGGAGGACCCCGGCGCCGTCGTCCTCCCGTACATGCTCTCCGGCGGCACCGACAACAAGTCGCTGTCGCGGCTCGGCATCACCGGCTACGGCTTCGCGCCGCTGCGGCTGCCCGCCGACCTGGACTTCGCCGGCATGTTCCACGGCGTGGACGAGCGCGTGCCCGTGGACGCGCTGCAGTTCGGGGTGCGCGTGCTCTCCCGACTTCTGCGGACCTGCTGA
- a CDS encoding DUF5703 family protein, which produces MPTATAHRPAQYEFRVLTLPGTASRGSVRQMLTDEAEYGRWELARTRVYVGGHRRVWLRRKVVRVTSTL; this is translated from the coding sequence ATGCCGACGGCGACCGCTCACCGCCCCGCACAGTACGAGTTCCGTGTCCTGACCCTGCCGGGGACGGCGAGCCGAGGGTCCGTCCGCCAGATGCTCACCGACGAGGCCGAGTACGGCCGCTGGGAGCTTGCGCGGACCCGCGTGTACGTCGGCGGGCACCGCCGGGTCTGGTTGCGCCGCAAGGTCGTGAGGGTCACCAGCACTCTCTGA
- the mshC gene encoding cysteine--1-D-myo-inosityl 2-amino-2-deoxy-alpha-D-glucopyranoside ligase yields MLAWSSPDVPSLDDPGECPREVRVRDTATGELTPAGHDGRASMYVCGITPYDSTHLGHANTYVSFDLLVRAWRDAGLAVTYVQNVTDVDDPLLERAAATGVDWRQLAADQIELFHHDMVALRVVAPEHYIGAVESVPDVVRAVERMLADRAAYRVGAAADGAGDGDVYAALSADPRFGSLGSLDEAEMLELFGERGGDPDRLGKQAPLDPLLWRVEREEEPSWPGESLGRGRPGWHIECATIAARFLGVPFDVQGGGTDLEFPHHEMSESHLRVLTATAHPARAHVHGGMVAYQGHKMSKSRGNLVFVSELVASGVDPMAVRLVILAHHYAEDWEYEAGALGLAEERLATWRAALAQGSGPSGADVVAGVRAALANDLDAPGAVAVVDDWAAAAIAGSGDDAAAGATVARAVDALLGVAL; encoded by the coding sequence GTGCTTGCCTGGTCCTCACCCGACGTCCCCTCCCTCGACGACCCGGGCGAGTGTCCGCGGGAGGTCCGGGTCCGTGACACGGCGACCGGCGAGCTGACACCGGCGGGCCACGACGGCCGTGCGTCGATGTACGTGTGCGGCATCACGCCGTACGACTCGACGCACCTGGGGCACGCGAACACCTACGTGTCCTTCGACCTGCTGGTGCGGGCGTGGCGGGACGCGGGGCTCGCCGTCACGTACGTGCAGAACGTGACCGACGTGGACGACCCGCTGCTCGAGCGCGCCGCGGCCACGGGCGTGGACTGGCGGCAGCTCGCCGCCGACCAGATCGAGCTGTTCCACCACGACATGGTCGCGCTCCGGGTCGTGGCGCCCGAGCACTACATCGGCGCCGTCGAGTCGGTGCCCGACGTCGTGCGCGCGGTCGAGCGGATGCTCGCGGACCGGGCCGCCTACCGGGTGGGTGCGGCCGCCGACGGCGCCGGTGACGGCGACGTCTACGCCGCGCTGTCGGCCGACCCGCGGTTCGGCTCGCTGGGCAGCCTCGACGAGGCCGAGATGCTCGAGCTGTTCGGGGAGCGGGGCGGCGACCCCGACCGACTCGGCAAGCAGGCGCCGCTCGACCCCCTGCTGTGGCGTGTCGAGCGCGAGGAGGAGCCCAGCTGGCCGGGGGAGTCGCTCGGCCGGGGTCGCCCGGGGTGGCACATCGAGTGCGCGACGATCGCGGCCCGGTTCCTGGGCGTGCCGTTCGACGTGCAGGGCGGCGGGACCGACCTCGAGTTCCCGCACCACGAGATGAGCGAGAGCCACCTGCGGGTGCTGACGGCGACGGCGCACCCCGCCCGAGCCCACGTGCACGGCGGCATGGTGGCGTACCAGGGCCACAAGATGAGCAAGTCGCGCGGGAACCTCGTGTTCGTCAGCGAGCTCGTCGCGTCGGGCGTCGACCCGATGGCGGTGCGCCTCGTGATCCTCGCCCACCACTACGCCGAGGACTGGGAGTACGAGGCGGGCGCGCTCGGCCTCGCTGAGGAGCGGCTGGCGACGTGGCGGGCGGCTCTCGCCCAGGGGTCCGGACCGAGCGGCGCCGACGTCGTGGCGGGCGTCCGCGCCGCCCTGGCGAACGATCTCGACGCACCCGGCGCCGTCGCCGTCGTCGACGACTGGGCCGCTGCGGCGATCGCCGGGTCGGGCGACGACGCCGCCGCCGGGGCGACGGTCGCGCGAGCCGTGGACGCCCTGCTCGGCGTGGCTCTCTGA